GGAGTTATTCGGACGACGCGCAGGAGTAGGATAAGCGCTGGTAGGAACAGCATTAAGCTTCTTGATCGCCAGTTCAATGCCAGCCTTACGTGCTTCGTCGAACACCAGCGCAGCGTAGTCGTGCCAGGTGGTCACGCCACCCGCAACCAGATGGTAGAGTCCAGCCACTTCCGGCTGCTTCATTGCCACACGAATTGCATGCGCTGTACAGTCAGCCAGCAACTCAGCGCCCGTTGGTGCACCAAACTGATCGTTAATAACCTCCATCTCTTCGCGTTCTTTTGCAAAACGCAGCATGGTTTTCGCAAAGTTATTGCCTTTGCCCGCATAAACCCAACTGGTGCGGAAAATTAAGTGCCGGGCACAATTTTCCTGCAGTGCTTTTTCACCTGCCAGTTTGGTCTCGCCGTATACGTTTAGCGGCGCGGTCGCATCCGTTTCCAGCCAGGGCTTCTCCCCGTTGCCAGGGAAAACGTAATCGGTGGAGTAGTGAACAACCCATGCGCCAATTGTTTCCGCCTCTTTCGCAATGGCTTCAACGCTCGTGGCATTGAGCAACTGTGCGAATTCCGGCTCTGACTCCGCTTTATCCACGGCGGTATGCGCCGCCGCGTTGACAATAACGTCCGGCTTAATGCGACGTACAGTTTCCGCCACGCCTTCGGGATTGCTGAAATCACCGCAATACTCGCTGGAGTGCACATCGACGGCAATCAGGTTACCTAACGGGGCGAGCGCGCGCTGCAACTCCCAACCCACCTGCCCTGTTTTGCCGAACAGAAGGATATTCATTACTGACGTTCCCCGTAGTTCTGTTCAATCCATGATTGATAGTTACCGCTTTTCACGTTCTCAACCCACTGGGTGTTCGCCAGGTACCACTGCACCGTTTTACGGATACCGCTTTCAAACGTTTCCTGCGGTTTCCAGCCTAAGGTCTGGCTAATCTTATCGGCATCGATGGCATAACGACGGTCATGGCCCGGGCGGTCAGTCACATAGGTGATCTGGTCGCGATATGAACCCTCTTTCGGCACGATCTCATCCAGCAGATCGCAGATGGTATGCACCACATCCAGGTTCTGCTTCTCGTTATGGCCGCCGATATTGTAGGTCTCGCCAGGCTTACCCTGGGTCACAACGGTGTAGAGCGCACGGGCGTGATCTTCAACATACAGCCAGTCGCGGATCTGATCGCCTTTGCCATAAATCGGCAGCGCTTTCCCGTCCAGCGCGTTGAGGATTACCAGCGGGATCAGTTTTTCCGGGAAGTGATAAGGGCCGTAATTATTGGAGCAGTTAGTCACAATCGTCGGGAACCCGTAGGTACGTAACCATGCGCGAACGAGGTGATCGCTCGAGGCCTTCGAAGCAGAGTACGGACTGCTTGGCGCATATGCTGTCGTTTCAGTGAACAGCGGCAAATCAGTAGAGGCAGGATGTTCGTCCGGGTGCGGCAGATCGCCGTACACTTCATCGGTAGAGATGTGGTGGAAACGGAAGGCTTTTTTCGCAGTTTCATCCAGCGTTGACCAGTACGCGCGAGCCGCTTCAAGCAGGACGTAGGTGCCGACGATGTTGGTTTCAATAAACGCCGCCGGACCGGTAATAGAGCGGTCAACGTGGCTTTCTGCCGCCAGATGCATCACTGCATCAGGCTTATGCTCGGCAAAAATACGGTCCATCGCCGCTTTATCGCAAATATCCGCATGTTCAAAAATATAACGCTGGCTGTCGCTCACTTCAGCCAGAGATTCCAGGTTACCGGCGTAGGTCAATTTATCGACATTAACCACTGTATCCTGGGTGTTTTGAATAATATGTCGTACAACCGCAGAGCCGATAAAACCCGCACCGCCAGTAACAAGAATTTTCACGCGTTATTTTCCGTTAAATGAATACATCGGGATGGTGGCATTCTGAATAATAAATGAACTAAATATCCAGAAACCGGACACGCTACCGCCCCTGGCTTAACAGCTACCAGTGCACTGAACGTGATCGTAATAGAGGTATTTTGCCGTCTATTCCCGTCAACATGGCGACAGGATAGCGCGCAAATCAATTAATAATTGTCGTCTTAAATGCCAGCAGAAACAAGGGAAAAATCTGACTAACGAGACAAAAAGCAAGCAATTAACTTACTGATATTTAAGAATATATTAAAAAAAGAAAACGGCAGCGTCATTCTCATGGCCCTGATAGCCCGGAATGATCCACTGCCGTTAGACAACGACGAACCAATCGTTAATCGTTGGTTAAGAGCTTCGTCATGCTTTCGCGGAACTTCTGCCCTTCTTTATGGTTACGCAGGCCATACTGTACGAACGCCTGCATATACCCCAGTTTCTTACCACAGTCGTAGCTGTCACCGGTCATCAGCATTGCATCAACGGACTGCTTCTTCGCCAGTTGCGCAATGGCATCCGTCAGCTGAATACGATCCCACGCGCCTGGCTCGGTACGTTCCAGCTCGGCCCAGATCTCTGCATTCAGCACATAGCGGCCGACGGCCATCAGATCGGAATCCAGCGTCTGCGGCTGATCCGGTTTCTCGATAAACTCAACGATACGGCTGACCTTACCTTCTGAATCCAGCGGCTCTTTGGTCTGAATAACGGAGTACTCAGAGAGATCGCCCTTCATGCGCTTCGCCAGCACCTGGCTCCGGCCCGTCTCGTTAAAACGCGCCACCATGGCTGCCAGGTTATAGCGCAGCGGATCGGCAGAGGCGTTATCCAGAATGATATCCGGCAGGACAACCACAAATGGGTTATCGCCGACCACAGGACGCGCGCACAGAATAGAGTGGCCCAGCCCCAGCGGCTGCGCCTGACGCACGTTCATAATGGTCACGCCCGGCGGGCAGATGGACTGCACTTCCGCCAGCAGCTGACGCTTAACGCGCTGCTCCAGAAGGGCTTCAAGTTCGTAGGAGGTGTCGAAGTGGTTTTCCACCGCATTCTTGGAGGAATGGGTAACCAGAACGATTTCTTTGATCCCTGCAGCAACAATCTCGTCGACGATGTACTGAATCATCGGCTTGTCAACGATCGGCAGCATCTCTTTAGGAATGGCTTTTGTGGCCGGGAGCAAATGCATGCCCAGACCGGCTACCGGAATGACCGCTTTCAAATTAATCATATATCTTCCACCTTAAAATGGTTGCCGAATTATAGCCCTTTAGCCTGGTTTCGCCAGCACGAATTGCTACAAATCTGGAGATGATGTTACGCAATTACAGCGTAAATTCCAGTGGATGCAATCCGAATACCGGCGCTTTAATTCCAGGAATCCTCGCAAAATGCCGGCTGGCTAATATTTAGCGCTTCGGCAGTTTAAAATTCAGCCGTTCCGTGTTGATTGTATGATGGTCAATTCGGTCGATATCGACAGAACTTTGCCCCTTCTCATTAACCGCGTTAATGTTCGCAAGCGAGAGCAGCGTCTCGTCACGCGCCATAAATTTCCCGCGCACATCCTTACGCAGATCGAAATTCAGCTTCAGAGCTGGCCCTCGCTCTGCGTCCTGCATCACGTTGATATTGCGCATGAAAAGATGCTGAGGTTTATTGTGCAGTTCAAGCGTTGCCCGTTTCATGTCCATATTGGTGAGCGCCACGAAGGAAGTTTTATTGCCGGAGGAGATCTGTATTCCACGCAATTTCCGCGCAAGGTTCCGGTTGTCCATCTGGATATTGTTGAGGCGAAAATTCTGCGGTATCGACAAATAATCGCCTTTGATCACCCCGTAGCCAATTAACATC
This DNA window, taken from Leclercia adecarboxylata, encodes the following:
- the rfbD gene encoding dTDP-4-dehydrorhamnose reductase produces the protein MNILLFGKTGQVGWELQRALAPLGNLIAVDVHSSEYCGDFSNPEGVAETVRRIKPDVIVNAAAHTAVDKAESEPEFAQLLNATSVEAIAKEAETIGAWVVHYSTDYVFPGNGEKPWLETDATAPLNVYGETKLAGEKALQENCARHLIFRTSWVYAGKGNNFAKTMLRFAKEREEMEVINDQFGAPTGAELLADCTAHAIRVAMKQPEVAGLYHLVAGGVTTWHDYAALVFDEARKAGIELAIKKLNAVPTSAYPTPARRPNNSRLNTEKFQQNFDLVLPEWETGVKRMLAELFTTTAV
- the rfbB gene encoding dTDP-glucose 4,6-dehydratase — protein: MKILVTGGAGFIGSAVVRHIIQNTQDTVVNVDKLTYAGNLESLAEVSDSQRYIFEHADICDKAAMDRIFAEHKPDAVMHLAAESHVDRSITGPAAFIETNIVGTYVLLEAARAYWSTLDETAKKAFRFHHISTDEVYGDLPHPDEHPASTDLPLFTETTAYAPSSPYSASKASSDHLVRAWLRTYGFPTIVTNCSNNYGPYHFPEKLIPLVILNALDGKALPIYGKGDQIRDWLYVEDHARALYTVVTQGKPGETYNIGGHNEKQNLDVVHTICDLLDEIVPKEGSYRDQITYVTDRPGHDRRYAIDADKISQTLGWKPQETFESGIRKTVQWYLANTQWVENVKSGNYQSWIEQNYGERQ
- the galF gene encoding UTP--glucose-1-phosphate uridylyltransferase GalF, whose amino-acid sequence is MINLKAVIPVAGLGMHLLPATKAIPKEMLPIVDKPMIQYIVDEIVAAGIKEIVLVTHSSKNAVENHFDTSYELEALLEQRVKRQLLAEVQSICPPGVTIMNVRQAQPLGLGHSILCARPVVGDNPFVVVLPDIILDNASADPLRYNLAAMVARFNETGRSQVLAKRMKGDLSEYSVIQTKEPLDSEGKVSRIVEFIEKPDQPQTLDSDLMAVGRYVLNAEIWAELERTEPGAWDRIQLTDAIAQLAKKQSVDAMLMTGDSYDCGKKLGYMQAFVQYGLRNHKEGQKFRESMTKLLTND